In Amycolatopsis coloradensis, one genomic interval encodes:
- a CDS encoding beta-ketoacyl synthase N-terminal-like domain-containing protein has product MRNPTFDAPALRRWLLDTVAEHTGVDAARLEADRPLSDYGLSSRQAVGIAADLEDLLGTPLPATLLWESPTIDHLARSLTGGTEPEPAQTGTDRRRTDPIAVVGLGCRWPGADGLDEFWDLLRSGRDAVRTAPPGRWDADAAPIVGGFLDDVAGFDADHFGITPREASTMDPQQRMLLEVAWAALEHAGIAPATLRGSRTGVFTGISTHDYGHLTMSRGGVDLWTATGAAGSIAANRLSYVYDLRGPSMAVDTACSSSLVAVHHAVRALRDGEADLALAGGVNLMLLPGPTAAFAAAGLLAGDGRCKTFAADADGIARAEGCGVVVLKRLTDAEYDGDRVLAVIRSTAVNSDGRSQGMAAPNPVAQQDMLRTAYHGARLDPSTVDYVEAHGTGTLLGDPIEARSLGAVLGKDRPADAPLLIGSVKTNIAHAEAAAGIAGLIKVVLAMTRDELPPQLHFTAPNPHIPFDDLRLKVVTEPTPWPRRSGRATAGVSAFGFGGTNAHVVLEQAPPLEPVPDRADVRIGLLSARTRDRLTERAAQLADWLDSTPSLSLADITHTLSRRDNGGSHRAAVVAGDTAELAALLRAVGSGADPLPAGAVTGTAVSTGGPVFVFSGHGSQWPGMGQGLLRAEPAFAAQVDKLHDLFTEHTGRSLRALLTSADPLSLPETQTAIFGTQVALAGQWEALGVRPSAVVGHSLGSAAAAVVSGVLTPDEAVHLVATRARLLGTLGPGGTMAAVELAPEELELYPDIELAVESAPGQLTVAGDATVLDLLVAELEAAGLAARRLPVEVAGHSARVDPVLPALREALVELGGRRPTVPWYDTVLADPRELPDFDAGYWAAHLRRPVRFRQAVAAAAADGHRVFLEVSPHPILRGSVARTLEAEGIHDAVVTGTLRRGQDEVRTLGAAAAGLYCAGTRITTADPDDGARLVDVPPIPWRHERHWYTTAEAPPAFAARTPEPEPVRTAGGDRLTEIVAAVMGLRPDRLDADVPLVELGLDSLMANRIREAVRREFGTEPDAVSVLRGATLADLSRDLAPRENEEPLPSRGRAWDAADRLVLRLWQEHTGTEATGTQIRLTETGTPDRLAELLAEGLSTELDTPVTAAELRRHDSLAAIADVARAILDTREERGPVHVLAPGETGVAPLLLFHPGGSTCTVYRPLLDRLPTSVPCVGFERVPGVSIEDRVEQLLPLVRAQRRDRPYRLAGWSFGGALAYGVAARLAEEGEEVEFVALIDTMLPLPEPDLDPRASSARRFLRFTGYVEGTYGREVRLGHEELAPLPEEEQIELTMRRVAEAGLLSPGVLRHQRQSFLDTLAAERGTPRRYDGRVVLYRATEQYAAGLAMEPRYSRTDLAAGWAELCPGLEIVPVEAHHLSVVDPPHVDVVARHLTGLL; this is encoded by the coding sequence ATGAGAAACCCGACGTTCGACGCCCCGGCGCTGCGCCGCTGGCTGCTCGACACCGTCGCCGAGCACACCGGTGTCGACGCGGCCCGGCTCGAAGCCGACCGCCCGCTCAGCGACTACGGCCTGTCCTCCCGCCAGGCCGTCGGGATCGCCGCCGACCTCGAAGATCTGCTCGGCACCCCGCTCCCGGCCACCCTGCTGTGGGAGAGCCCGACCATCGATCACCTGGCCCGCTCGCTCACCGGCGGTACGGAGCCCGAGCCGGCGCAGACGGGCACGGACCGCCGCCGGACCGACCCGATCGCCGTCGTCGGGCTCGGCTGCCGGTGGCCAGGCGCGGACGGCCTCGACGAGTTCTGGGATCTGCTGCGCAGCGGACGGGACGCCGTCCGGACCGCTCCGCCGGGCCGCTGGGACGCCGACGCGGCCCCGATCGTCGGCGGCTTCCTCGACGACGTGGCCGGTTTCGACGCCGACCACTTCGGCATCACCCCGCGCGAGGCGTCCACAATGGATCCGCAACAGCGGATGCTGCTGGAGGTCGCCTGGGCCGCGCTCGAACACGCCGGGATCGCCCCGGCCACCCTGCGCGGCAGCCGGACCGGCGTGTTCACCGGGATCTCGACCCACGACTACGGGCATCTCACGATGTCGCGCGGTGGCGTCGATCTCTGGACCGCGACCGGCGCGGCCGGGAGCATCGCGGCCAACCGGCTCTCCTACGTCTACGACCTGCGCGGGCCGAGCATGGCGGTGGACACCGCTTGCTCCTCGTCACTGGTCGCGGTGCACCACGCGGTGCGCGCGCTGCGCGACGGCGAGGCGGATCTGGCCTTGGCCGGCGGAGTGAACCTCATGCTGCTGCCCGGTCCGACCGCCGCGTTCGCCGCCGCCGGCCTGCTCGCCGGGGACGGGCGGTGCAAGACGTTCGCCGCGGACGCCGACGGCATCGCGCGTGCCGAAGGCTGCGGCGTCGTCGTGCTCAAGCGGCTGACGGACGCCGAGTACGACGGCGACCGGGTGCTGGCGGTGATCCGCTCCACCGCGGTCAACTCCGACGGCCGGTCACAAGGTATGGCGGCACCGAACCCCGTCGCCCAGCAGGACATGCTGCGCACGGCGTACCACGGCGCCCGGCTCGATCCGTCCACTGTGGACTACGTCGAGGCACACGGCACCGGCACGCTGCTCGGTGACCCGATCGAGGCCCGCTCGCTCGGCGCCGTGCTCGGCAAGGACCGCCCGGCAGACGCCCCGCTGCTGATCGGCTCGGTGAAGACGAACATCGCGCACGCGGAGGCGGCCGCGGGGATCGCCGGGCTGATCAAGGTCGTCCTGGCGATGACCAGGGACGAATTGCCACCACAGCTGCATTTCACCGCCCCCAATCCGCACATCCCGTTCGACGACCTGCGCCTGAAGGTGGTCACCGAGCCGACGCCGTGGCCACGCCGGTCCGGCCGTGCCACGGCGGGAGTGTCCGCGTTCGGGTTCGGCGGGACCAACGCGCACGTCGTCCTCGAACAGGCGCCGCCGCTGGAACCGGTGCCGGATCGGGCCGACGTCCGGATCGGACTGCTGTCCGCGCGCACCCGCGACCGCCTCACCGAACGGGCGGCGCAGCTGGCGGACTGGCTGGACTCCACGCCGTCGCTTTCCCTCGCCGACATCACCCACACGTTGTCCCGGCGTGACAACGGCGGATCGCACCGTGCCGCCGTCGTGGCAGGCGACACCGCCGAACTGGCGGCACTGCTGCGGGCCGTCGGTTCCGGCGCCGATCCGCTTCCCGCGGGCGCCGTCACCGGCACCGCCGTGAGCACCGGCGGCCCGGTCTTCGTGTTCTCCGGTCACGGCTCGCAGTGGCCGGGGATGGGGCAAGGGCTGCTGCGCGCCGAACCCGCGTTCGCCGCGCAGGTCGACAAGCTGCACGACCTGTTCACCGAGCACACCGGCCGCTCGCTTCGCGCGCTGCTCACCAGCGCGGACCCCCTGTCCCTGCCCGAAACCCAAACGGCCATCTTCGGGACGCAGGTGGCGCTGGCCGGCCAATGGGAAGCACTCGGGGTCCGGCCATCGGCCGTCGTCGGGCACTCGCTCGGCTCCGCGGCCGCCGCCGTGGTGAGCGGCGTGCTCACCCCCGACGAGGCCGTCCACCTGGTCGCGACCCGTGCCCGGCTGCTGGGCACCCTCGGCCCGGGTGGCACGATGGCGGCGGTCGAACTGGCGCCGGAGGAACTGGAGCTGTACCCCGACATCGAACTCGCCGTCGAATCCGCGCCCGGGCAGCTGACCGTGGCCGGAGACGCGACCGTGCTCGACCTGCTCGTCGCGGAACTCGAAGCCGCCGGGCTGGCCGCGCGGCGGCTGCCGGTCGAGGTCGCCGGGCATTCCGCCCGCGTCGATCCGGTGCTGCCCGCGCTCCGGGAGGCGCTCGTCGAACTGGGCGGCCGTCGTCCGACGGTGCCTTGGTACGACACGGTTCTGGCCGATCCGCGGGAGTTGCCGGACTTCGACGCCGGGTACTGGGCGGCGCACCTGCGCCGTCCGGTGCGGTTCCGCCAGGCCGTGGCGGCCGCCGCCGCGGACGGGCACCGTGTCTTCCTGGAGGTGTCGCCGCATCCGATCCTCCGGGGCTCGGTGGCGAGAACCCTCGAAGCCGAGGGGATCCACGACGCCGTCGTCACGGGAACCCTGCGCCGGGGCCAGGACGAGGTCCGCACGCTGGGCGCCGCCGCGGCCGGGTTGTACTGCGCGGGCACCCGGATCACCACCGCCGATCCGGACGACGGTGCCCGGCTGGTCGACGTCCCGCCGATTCCGTGGCGGCACGAACGCCACTGGTACACCACCGCCGAAGCACCACCGGCGTTCGCGGCACGCACGCCGGAACCCGAACCGGTGCGCACCGCCGGGGGCGACCGGCTGACCGAGATCGTCGCCGCCGTCATGGGACTGCGTCCCGATCGCCTCGACGCCGACGTCCCGCTGGTGGAACTCGGGCTGGATTCCCTGATGGCGAACAGGATCAGGGAAGCCGTCCGCCGGGAGTTCGGCACGGAACCCGACGCCGTCAGCGTCCTCCGCGGCGCCACCCTCGCCGATCTCAGCCGCGATCTCGCGCCCCGGGAGAACGAGGAACCGTTGCCGTCCCGTGGCCGAGCCTGGGACGCGGCGGATCGCCTCGTCCTGCGCCTGTGGCAGGAGCACACCGGGACGGAAGCGACCGGTACGCAGATTCGGCTGACCGAGACCGGCACACCCGACCGGCTGGCCGAACTGCTCGCCGAGGGGCTCAGCACCGAACTCGACACGCCGGTCACCGCCGCCGAACTCCGGCGGCACGACTCGCTCGCGGCCATCGCCGACGTCGCCCGCGCCATCCTCGACACGAGGGAGGAGCGGGGGCCGGTGCACGTCCTCGCTCCCGGCGAAACGGGGGTCGCGCCGCTGCTGCTGTTCCACCCCGGAGGCAGCACCTGCACCGTGTACCGGCCGCTGCTGGACCGGTTGCCCACCTCGGTGCCGTGCGTCGGGTTCGAACGCGTTCCCGGGGTCAGCATCGAAGATCGGGTCGAGCAGTTGCTGCCGTTGGTGCGAGCTCAGCGTCGCGACCGGCCGTACCGGCTGGCGGGCTGGTCGTTCGGCGGGGCGCTGGCCTACGGCGTCGCCGCGCGGCTCGCCGAAGAAGGCGAAGAGGTCGAGTTCGTCGCGCTGATCGACACCATGCTCCCGCTCCCGGAGCCGGACCTCGATCCGAGGGCGTCGTCCGCCCGGCGGTTCCTGCGGTTCACCGGCTACGTCGAGGGAACCTACGGCCGCGAAGTGCGGCTCGGTCACGAAGAGTTGGCTCCGTTGCCCGAAGAGGAGCAGATCGAGCTGACCATGCGGCGCGTCGCCGAGGCGGGCTTGCTCAGCCCCGGCGTACTCCGGCACCAGCGTCAATCCTTTTTGGACACGCTGGCGGCCGAACGCGGTACGCCCCGCCGTTACGACGGACGGGTCGTGCTCTACCGGGCGACCGAGCAGTACGCGGCCGGGCTGGCGATGGAGCCCCGGTACTCGCGCACGGATCTCGCGGCGGGCTGGGCGGAGTTGTGCCCGGGGCTGGAGATCGTGCCGGTCGAGGCGCATCACCTGTCGGTCGTCGACCCGCCCCACGTCGATGTCGTGGCGAGGCATCTGACGGGACTCCTGTGA
- a CDS encoding MFS transporter, with protein sequence MTTARAERAVDRAWPLLAVLGAGLFLVAVDATVLHVALPDLVRQLRPGAAAQVWIVAIYPLTAAPLLLPFGTLGDRYGRRRVLVTGYVVFGIASLGCAFAPNVPALLGFRALLGCGGAMIMPVTMSLLRELFPEQKHRRTAIAVCSGIAGTGSVFGPILGGVLVEAWGWRATFLLNPPVILAAVVLALRWLPRNPPGRGSWDALSATLAAGGVLGIAFAVGHPGAWPTAVASGATGCVLIGLFLRRQRRTDPPLLDLTLFRRPGVRAAVGGVLLVMSTLVGLGLLFAQYLQVVLGLSPTAAASRLLLVLGASAVGSVVTPSLLGRYGNARVRTAGFAVAAVSLLVPAAGSAALTSPVLLGAGLTGLGLGMALALTSSTDTLLSATSADQAGGAAAVEKTGYELGAGFGTTVFGSLAAAVYAGHLAVPAGVPEPARQLALSGPAQAEAATSGLTPRLAGELLDAAKAACTTGLQVSAAVACGLFVVAVVVSAGVPRR encoded by the coding sequence GTGACCACGGCCCGGGCCGAGCGAGCGGTCGACCGCGCCTGGCCGCTGCTGGCGGTACTCGGCGCCGGGCTCTTCCTCGTCGCGGTCGACGCGACCGTGCTGCACGTCGCGTTGCCCGACCTCGTCCGGCAGCTGCGGCCCGGCGCGGCGGCTCAGGTGTGGATCGTGGCGATCTACCCGCTGACCGCCGCGCCGCTGCTGCTGCCGTTCGGGACCCTCGGCGACCGGTACGGACGGCGACGCGTGCTGGTCACCGGGTACGTCGTGTTCGGGATCGCGTCGCTGGGCTGCGCGTTCGCGCCGAACGTCCCGGCACTGCTGGGATTCCGCGCGTTGCTCGGCTGTGGCGGCGCGATGATCATGCCGGTGACGATGTCGCTGCTGCGCGAACTGTTCCCGGAGCAGAAGCATCGCCGCACGGCGATCGCGGTGTGCAGCGGGATCGCGGGCACCGGATCGGTGTTCGGGCCGATCCTCGGCGGAGTGCTCGTCGAGGCATGGGGCTGGCGGGCGACGTTCCTGCTGAATCCGCCGGTGATCCTGGCGGCGGTCGTGCTGGCACTGCGGTGGCTCCCCCGGAACCCTCCGGGACGGGGCTCGTGGGACGCGCTCAGCGCCACCCTCGCCGCGGGCGGTGTCCTCGGGATCGCTTTCGCCGTCGGGCATCCGGGCGCGTGGCCCACGGCCGTCGCGTCTGGTGCGACCGGATGTGTCCTCATCGGACTGTTCCTGCGCCGCCAGCGCCGGACCGATCCGCCGCTGCTGGACCTCACCCTGTTCCGGCGGCCGGGAGTGCGTGCCGCGGTGGGCGGGGTGCTGCTGGTGATGAGCACACTGGTCGGGCTGGGCCTGCTGTTCGCCCAGTACCTACAGGTGGTGCTCGGGCTTTCGCCCACCGCGGCGGCGAGCCGGTTGCTCTTGGTGCTGGGCGCTTCTGCCGTCGGCAGTGTCGTTACCCCGTCGCTGCTGGGACGCTATGGCAACGCGCGGGTCCGCACGGCCGGGTTCGCCGTCGCGGCGGTGTCGTTGCTGGTCCCGGCGGCGGGATCGGCCGCGCTCACGTCGCCGGTGCTGCTCGGCGCCGGGCTGACGGGGCTGGGCCTGGGGATGGCTCTCGCGCTCACGTCGAGCACCGACACCCTGCTTTCGGCGACTTCGGCGGACCAGGCAGGCGGCGCCGCGGCGGTGGAGAAGACGGGCTACGAACTGGGCGCGGGCTTCGGGACGACGGTGTTCGGTTCCCTGGCCGCCGCGGTGTACGCGGGGCACTTGGCCGTCCCTGCCGGTGTACCGGAACCGGCGCGGCAACTGGCCTTGTCGGGGCCCGCTCAAGCCGAAGCGGCCACGTCCGGTCTCACGCCGCGTTTGGCCGGCGAGTTACTCGATGCCGCGAAGGCCGCCTGCACCACAGGATTGCAGGTGTCGGCGGCCGTCGCCTGTGGACTGTTCGTGGTGGCCGTCGTCGTCAGCGCGGGCGTGCCTCGTCGGTGA
- a CDS encoding VOC family protein — MRLTSFYPVLMTEKITETRDFYCDHFSFELTFEADWYVSLKRGEWELAILAPGHETIPAGAGKPVQGLLLNFEVDDVDAEHRRLIVEAGLPEALSLRSEDFGQRHFIVADPNGVLIDVIQEIPPTGEFAEQFTDEARPR, encoded by the coding sequence ATGCGTCTGACCAGCTTCTACCCCGTTCTCATGACCGAGAAGATCACCGAAACACGGGACTTCTACTGTGACCACTTCAGCTTCGAGCTCACCTTCGAAGCCGACTGGTATGTCAGCCTCAAACGCGGCGAGTGGGAGCTGGCGATCCTCGCCCCCGGGCACGAGACCATTCCCGCCGGAGCGGGCAAACCCGTGCAGGGACTGTTGCTGAACTTCGAGGTCGATGACGTCGACGCCGAGCACCGGCGGCTGATCGTGGAGGCGGGGCTGCCCGAGGCGCTTTCCTTGCGCAGCGAGGATTTCGGGCAGCGGCACTTCATCGTCGCCGACCCCAACGGCGTGCTGATCGACGTGATCCAGGAGATCCCGCCGACCGGGGAGTTCGCCGAGCAGTTCACCGACGAGGCACGCCCGCGCTGA
- a CDS encoding TetR/AcrR family transcriptional regulator, which produces MARTKQQQREETMEALTATARRLFAEHGYGKVGLETIAQTAGVSKGALYHHFSSKSDLFRHVLGVVQHDVGEQIARAADAAPDPWSGLLAGCRAFLAAATDPVTQQIMLLDGPSVVGWQDWRELDAESSARHLAEALTELMAEGVLAKRPVEPLVRLLSGAMNEAAVWLAHSPDPKADLAATMDTLTPMIEALRLPASPA; this is translated from the coding sequence ATGGCCCGCACGAAGCAGCAGCAACGCGAAGAGACGATGGAGGCGTTGACCGCCACTGCCCGGCGACTGTTCGCCGAGCACGGGTACGGCAAGGTGGGGCTGGAGACCATCGCGCAGACCGCGGGCGTGAGCAAAGGCGCGCTCTACCACCACTTCAGCAGCAAGTCGGACTTGTTCCGGCACGTGCTCGGCGTCGTGCAGCACGACGTCGGCGAGCAGATCGCACGGGCCGCGGACGCCGCGCCGGACCCGTGGTCCGGGCTGCTCGCCGGCTGCCGCGCGTTCCTCGCCGCGGCGACCGATCCGGTGACTCAGCAGATCATGCTGCTGGACGGCCCTTCGGTGGTCGGCTGGCAGGATTGGCGCGAACTGGACGCGGAGTCGTCCGCCCGGCACCTCGCCGAAGCGCTGACCGAACTGATGGCCGAAGGTGTCCTGGCGAAGCGGCCCGTCGAACCGTTGGTACGCCTGCTTTCCGGCGCGATGAACGAGGCCGCCGTCTGGCTCGCCCACTCCCCCGACCCGAAGGCCGACCTCGCCGCGACCATGGACACGCTCACGCCGATGATCGAGGCGCTACGGCTTCCGGCCTCGCCCGCCTGA
- a CDS encoding serine/threonine-protein kinase has translation MKPLNPGEPRQIGPYRIIAELGEGGMGRVVLGLAPDGRLVAVKQLHAQFAHDPRFRERFRREVATSRLVSGAYTAAVMDADAEAESPWLASVFVTGPSLKEAVDGAGPLPVESVRLLASGLAAALTEIHRAGLIHRDLKPSNIILTSDGPRVIDFGIARVAEDAQDLTGTGAIIGSPAFMSPEQAGSGRITGASDVFSLGAILVMAATGRGPFTGPTAPQTLYNVVHAAADFSDVPDEIRRIAEPCLAKDPARRPAPEQILDFLGPVPPGAVPWPPAVHARIRQQDAEVRSVLALPLPIWRPPPKKMAPRTKKILFGSLAAVVLLVVSGMVALGLTIADYAKPENPGTTSLSATDALGAERLRLVDPCKVLAGRFVQEFGTLKPDTDPIYPARCKYTGLKGVTFELRLGEGVSTSSLERTDRTAEGLPLLRSTISGGCDSVAQLPADRRLGVVVSHPGREGDPCKAADDMLTAALTRLRTHEVDRAGDPASLLPLDPCTIADPAVLGKTMPNAQPAPRTLRICEWVGGGDTLTVELQRGSYAPEGSPVDLGSGVTGDMREFGDSNCAVTWQHRPLPDREAEHVAVRLLAREGSGSPCDRAKEIAGSVASRLPKP, from the coding sequence GTGAAACCGTTGAACCCCGGCGAACCCCGGCAGATCGGCCCGTACCGGATCATCGCCGAACTCGGTGAAGGCGGGATGGGCCGCGTCGTGCTCGGCCTCGCCCCGGACGGCAGGCTCGTCGCCGTCAAACAGCTGCACGCCCAGTTCGCGCACGATCCACGCTTCCGTGAACGGTTCCGGCGGGAGGTCGCCACGTCGCGGCTCGTCTCCGGCGCCTACACGGCCGCCGTCATGGACGCCGACGCGGAAGCGGAAAGCCCGTGGCTCGCCTCGGTCTTCGTCACCGGACCGTCCTTGAAGGAGGCCGTGGACGGTGCCGGGCCGCTGCCCGTCGAGTCGGTGCGGCTGCTGGCGTCCGGGCTCGCCGCGGCGTTGACCGAGATCCACCGCGCCGGACTGATCCACCGAGATCTGAAGCCCAGCAACATCATCCTGACGAGTGACGGCCCCAGGGTGATCGACTTCGGTATCGCGCGGGTGGCGGAGGACGCGCAGGATCTCACCGGAACCGGCGCGATCATCGGTTCGCCCGCGTTCATGTCGCCGGAACAGGCGGGCAGTGGGCGGATCACCGGCGCGAGCGACGTGTTCTCCCTCGGCGCGATCCTGGTCATGGCCGCGACCGGACGCGGCCCCTTCACCGGCCCGACCGCGCCGCAGACCCTGTATAACGTCGTGCACGCCGCGGCGGATTTCAGCGACGTCCCGGACGAGATCCGGCGGATCGCCGAGCCTTGTCTGGCCAAGGACCCCGCACGACGGCCGGCTCCGGAACAGATTCTGGACTTCCTCGGCCCAGTGCCTCCGGGCGCGGTGCCCTGGCCGCCCGCCGTGCACGCCCGGATCCGGCAACAGGACGCCGAAGTACGCTCGGTGCTGGCCCTGCCGCTGCCGATCTGGCGCCCGCCGCCCAAGAAGATGGCGCCGCGGACGAAGAAGATCCTGTTCGGCTCGCTCGCCGCGGTCGTCCTGCTCGTCGTTTCGGGGATGGTCGCGCTAGGCCTCACCATCGCGGACTACGCCAAGCCGGAGAACCCCGGGACGACTTCGCTGTCGGCGACCGACGCGCTCGGCGCGGAACGCCTGCGCCTGGTGGATCCGTGCAAGGTGCTCGCGGGCCGGTTCGTGCAGGAGTTCGGCACCCTGAAACCGGATACCGACCCGATCTACCCGGCCCGCTGCAAGTACACCGGTCTCAAGGGCGTCACCTTCGAACTCCGGCTCGGCGAAGGGGTGAGCACCAGCAGCCTCGAACGGACGGATCGCACGGCCGAAGGACTTCCGTTGCTGCGCAGCACGATCAGCGGCGGATGCGACTCCGTCGCCCAGTTGCCCGCGGACCGGCGGCTCGGCGTCGTCGTCTCCCACCCCGGCCGGGAGGGTGATCCCTGCAAGGCGGCCGACGACATGCTGACCGCCGCGCTCACCCGGCTGCGCACGCACGAGGTCGACCGCGCGGGTGATCCGGCGAGCCTTCTCCCGCTCGATCCGTGCACGATCGCCGACCCGGCGGTGCTCGGCAAGACCATGCCCAACGCGCAGCCGGCCCCGCGGACGCTGCGGATCTGCGAGTGGGTGGGCGGCGGGGACACCCTGACCGTCGAGTTGCAGCGAGGTTCCTACGCGCCGGAGGGTTCGCCGGTCGATCTCGGCAGCGGTGTCACCGGCGACATGCGGGAGTTCGGCGACTCGAACTGCGCCGTCACCTGGCAGCATCGCCCGCTGCCGGACCGCGAAGCCGAACACGTCGCGGTCCGCTTGCTGGCGCGTGAGGGGAGCGGAAGCCCTTGCGACCGGGCGAAGGAGATCGCGGGTTCGGTCGCCTCGCGGCTGCCGAAACCCTGA
- a CDS encoding serine/threonine-protein kinase — MKPLNTGEPTGVGRYRVFAALGEGGMGRVLLGISADGRLVAIKQVHPGFAQDPGFRERFRREVETSRLVSGAYTAPVMDADPNAPTPWLASVFVPGPALSEAVSAAGPLPPMAVRHLAAGLALALGDIHRAGLIHRDLKPSNVILTGDGPRVIDFGIARAVEGDSELTHTGAVIGSPGFMSPEQAEGKPLTPASDLFSFGALLVMAATGRGPFTGTSTPHTLYNVVHLQPDLRQLAPELRQIVEPCLAKNPADRPSPAWVLERLGPIPPTTGPWPPVVSHLIETQQAEVRRLLNPPPPKRSRRYAGLAAAAVVLLVGGTVAAISLSGDDPPPAAIAPSSSPRPDEPVATPVNQDPLGPDNLRRVDLCKVLAGRDVPGFGKLSTEIDIQFDSCTYSSPSGKWLELSVGGDLVEGEAGGELEGLPLRVKGSDDACAVAVPVSGLPNTKLSVDVNSMPTKDHACSVVKAALADAVERIRAGGHERELPAGTLAPLDPCALLGPATTDRLIGPVVETIREHLHQCRYDAAGSVRLSFVRAYPPAQSKDSYYTEAATLDLGGAKVYLAKVDDGIARSTCSLTWQHRSVSDRDGENVELTVGTSGTKMTADEACEKAKGFAGALLPKLPKS; from the coding sequence GTGAAGCCGTTGAACACCGGCGAACCCACCGGCGTGGGGCGCTACCGGGTGTTCGCCGCGCTCGGCGAGGGCGGGATGGGCCGGGTGCTGCTCGGGATCTCCGCCGACGGGCGCCTGGTCGCGATCAAGCAGGTCCACCCGGGTTTCGCCCAGGACCCCGGCTTCCGCGAGCGGTTCCGCCGGGAGGTCGAAACGTCCCGTCTGGTGTCCGGCGCGTACACCGCACCGGTCATGGACGCCGACCCGAACGCGCCGACACCGTGGCTGGCGTCGGTGTTCGTGCCCGGACCCGCACTGTCGGAGGCGGTCTCCGCCGCCGGCCCGCTGCCGCCGATGGCGGTCCGCCATCTCGCCGCCGGGCTCGCGCTGGCGCTGGGCGACATCCACCGTGCCGGGCTGATCCACCGCGATCTGAAGCCCAGCAACGTCATTCTCACCGGTGACGGCCCCAGGGTGATCGACTTCGGGATCGCGCGCGCCGTCGAAGGCGACTCCGAGCTCACGCACACCGGCGCCGTCATCGGTTCGCCCGGGTTCATGTCCCCGGAACAGGCCGAGGGGAAGCCGCTGACCCCGGCGAGCGACCTGTTCTCGTTCGGCGCGCTGCTGGTGATGGCCGCGACCGGACGCGGCCCCTTCACCGGGACGTCCACTCCGCACACCTTGTACAACGTCGTGCACCTCCAGCCCGATTTGCGGCAGTTGGCGCCTGAGCTGCGGCAGATCGTCGAACCGTGCCTGGCGAAGAACCCGGCGGACCGGCCGTCACCCGCCTGGGTGCTGGAGCGGCTCGGCCCGATCCCGCCGACGACCGGCCCGTGGCCGCCGGTGGTGTCGCATCTCATCGAGACACAGCAGGCCGAGGTCCGGCGGCTGCTGAACCCGCCGCCGCCGAAGCGATCCCGCCGGTACGCGGGACTGGCCGCGGCCGCCGTGGTGCTGCTGGTCGGCGGCACCGTCGCGGCGATCTCGCTGTCCGGGGACGACCCGCCTCCGGCCGCCATCGCGCCGAGTTCGTCACCGCGACCGGACGAACCGGTCGCCACCCCGGTCAACCAGGATCCGCTCGGCCCGGACAACCTGCGCCGGGTCGACCTGTGCAAGGTGCTCGCGGGCCGGGACGTGCCCGGGTTCGGCAAGCTGAGCACGGAGATCGACATCCAGTTCGACTCGTGCACGTACTCCTCGCCGTCGGGTAAGTGGCTGGAGCTGAGCGTCGGCGGCGACCTGGTCGAGGGCGAAGCCGGCGGCGAGCTGGAAGGGCTTCCGCTGCGCGTCAAGGGGTCCGACGACGCGTGCGCGGTCGCCGTCCCGGTCAGCGGCCTGCCGAACACCAAGCTCAGCGTCGACGTGAACTCGATGCCCACAAAGGACCACGCGTGTTCGGTGGTCAAGGCGGCGCTCGCCGACGCGGTCGAACGGATCCGCGCCGGAGGCCACGAACGCGAACTCCCGGCGGGCACACTGGCTCCGCTGGACCCGTGCGCGCTGCTCGGCCCCGCGACCACGGACCGGCTGATCGGCCCGGTCGTCGAAACGATCCGCGAACACCTGCACCAATGCCGGTACGACGCGGCGGGCAGCGTCCGCCTGAGCTTCGTGCGCGCGTACCCGCCCGCGCAATCGAAGGACTCGTACTACACGGAGGCCGCCACCCTGGATCTCGGCGGCGCCAAGGTGTACCTGGCCAAGGTGGACGACGGCATCGCGCGCTCCACCTGCTCGCTGACCTGGCAGCACCGGTCCGTCAGCGACCGCGACGGGGAGAACGTCGAGCTGACGGTCGGGACCAGTGGTACGAAGATGACCGCCGACGAAGCCTGTGAAAAGGCGAAGGGCTTCGCCGGGGCCCTGCTGCCGAAACTTCCGAAATCCTAG